CGGACCCTGGACGAGTTGCGCACCGTCACCGCGGGTGTGAAGTCCGCCGCCGCCAGCGTGCTGCTGGACCTGCAGCCGGCGACGTTCCGCCACCAGCAAGGCTGGGTGACGACGTTGCCGGTCGGGGTGGACCCGCTGCGGATGCGCCGCATCCTCGACACCACCGCCTTGGCAGCGGCGTTCCCCCTCGCCTCGGCGGACCTCGCCGCCCCGGCCCCGGGTACCGTCGCCCCACCCGAGGGCGTGCTCTACGGGGTCAACACGACCAGCAACGGGGTGCTGATCTGGAACCGGTGGGCGCAGGACAACCACAACAGCGTCGTGCTCGCCCGCTCCGGTGCGGGCAAGAGCTACTTCGTCAAGCTCGAAGTGCTGCGCAACCTGTACCAGGGCACGACCGTCAGCGTGATCGACCCGGAGGACGAGTACGCGCCCCTCGCCGCACACGTCGGCGGCACCGTCGTGCAGCTCGGCCAGCCCGGCGTCCGCATCAACCCCCTCGATCTACCCACCGACAACCGGCCCGACACCCTGACCCGACGCGGCCTGTACCTGCACACGCTGATCTCGGTCATGCTCGGCGTGGCACCGCCACCGGCCGAACGCGCCGCACTCGACCGGGCCATCACCACCACCTACGCCACGGCGGGGATCACCGGCGACCCGGCCACCTGGACCAAACCCGCCCCGTTGCTACGCGACCTGGCCGCCACCCTCGACGCGGACGACGACCCCGCGGCCGGACAGCTCGCCGCCCGGCTCGCCCCCTGGACGGTCGGTAACTTCGCCAGCCTGTTCGACGGGCCGACCACCACCACCCCGACCGGACATCTGGTGGTGTGGTCCCTGCGGCACCTGCCCGACGAACTACGCACCGTCGGCACGCTCCTGGCCTTGGACTCGATCTGGTCGGCCATCGACACCCCGACGACGAGTTCACGCCAGCGGCGCAAGCTCGTGGTGGTGGATGAGGCGTGGCTGCTGATGCGCGACGGCGAAGGCGCCCGGTTCCTGTTCCGCATGGCCAAGGCCGCCCGGAAACGGTCCGCCGGCCTGTGCGTCATCACCCAGGACGCCGCCGACGTGCTCTCCACCGACCTCGGCCTCGCTGTCGTCTCCAACGCCGCGACCCAGGTCCTGATGCGCCAGAGCACGCAATCCATCGACTCGGTGAGCGAGGCGTTCAACCTGACCGCCGGAGAGTCGCGGCTCCTGCTGTCGGCACCCAGGGGCGAGGGGCTGCTCGTCGCGGGCCGATCGCGGATCCCCTTCCGCAGCGTCGGGTCGGCCTCAGAGCATCGGATCGCGGTCACTGGCCTGGAGTTCGCCGATTCTCAAGGAAATTTGTGAGGGAACTCCGGGATGTTCGAGTGGTGGTTGGGTCGTGGAGGGTCAGTTCGAGGAAGTCAAGGGTGCGTCGTGATCGGTGACCTGGTTGACGGTGCTGGCGTAGCGGGCAGCGCTGGCGATCGACAGGCCGAATAGGTCGCAGAGGGCGCGCATGTCGCCGCCGTTGGCGTGGGCTTCGTCGAGGATGCGGTCTTGGCGGATGCGGTCACCGGAGGTGCCGAGTTGTTTGCGGATCCACCAGTTGGTGCAGGGCCGGGCGTTGGTCCAGTTGCGGGCGTGGATGAACATGTGCGGGTTGACGCTGGTCGGCCAGGTGTTGTGTCGGTGCTCGAGGTAGGTGTTGAGGCGTTCTCGGGCGGGTTCGGCGAGCAGGATGACGCGGTCGTTGATGTGCAGCCGGCCGTCGTGCAGGTCGGTGAGTTTCAGCTCGGCGAGCTGGTAGATGCGAACGGCATGGAAGGCGAGCAAGGCGGTGAGGGCTTCGGTCGCGGGACGCCCGTCGACGAGGTTCGCGCGGACCTGGGCGAGGTCGATGGCGATCGGCGCGGTCCTGATGTTGGACGGGTTCCGGATCCGGGCGGTGGGGTTGACGAAGACGGCCTTGCGGGCCTTGAGGATCCGGAAGATCGACCGGAGGCCTTGCAGCATGGTGGCGCGTGGTGTGCCGCCGGTGGGCAGGACCGCGTGGACGTGCTTGGCGTCAATCTCGCGCAGGGACTGGTGGTCGGTGGCCCAGTGGCGGATGGCGGGCAACGCCCACCGCAGCTGGGTGCCGGTGGTGCCGTCGTGCCGAGGGCGCCGTCGCGGGGCGGTGACCGAGCCGTGCCGCATGACGTCGAACCAGATGCCGAGTTCATCGCGCATGGGTGCAGGCAGGTCGCCGGTGGCGGCCAGGAACCATCGCTCGATCGCGGGGGTGCGGTCTTCCTCGAGCATGCCTGCCTCGTGCAGGACGTCCGCGACGACCTGGGCGGAGTGTTTGATCCGGCTCAGCAGTGCGACGTCGCTGCGAAGGATCGGCGCGCCGGGGGTGTCCTGGATCGCGAGCATGATCCGCACGGCGCGGCGGGTGCGGTCGGCCTTGGTGCGGGGCCAGCCGTGGCGGTGGGCGTGATCACCGACGAACTGCATCAGGGCCGCTTCCAAACCAGGGAGCGGCGGTGGTAGCAGCTGCAGGCCGGGATGGGCGGCGAGATCACGGTGGGCGTCGAAGAAGACCAGCTGGCGATGCCCGACCGGACGCAGCAGGCTCATGTCGGCCGCGACGGTCGTCTTGACGTAGGGCTTGCGGGGCCCGGAACCGGTCCACATGCCGGCGAAGAACAGTTGCTGGCCGTGGCGGTTGGCGTCGGCCATGCTCACCCGGTCGGGACGCTCGCCGTGCAGACGGGCGATCATGCTGCGTTGCCGGAAGCAGAGCCGGCAGTGTCCGGCTTCGCCCAGGTGGGCGCGCCGCCGGCAGGTCGGGCAGTCCCCGAGTTGCGGGAACTTCTCCGCCCAACTGCGGCAGGCCGCGCACTGCCAGCCGTAGGTTCGAGTGACACCCCACCCGAAGCAGTATGGGCAGGAGTCAATGATCACCGGAGTGCTGGCCAGCGGGCCGGCTTCTCGCCAGACTGGCGACCGCTGGCCGGGGGCGTGCCGATGGCAGCGGGCGCACAACCCGCTGGTGTAGTAGTCCTCGGCCGAGCCACATCTGCGGCAGGGCGGCGGACAGACCGGGCCGCCGGGCCAGCACTGGAAGCAGAACGGCACCTCTCGCATCGCCGGCGGCCGGACCCGGCAGACCGTGCACGGCTTCGGACGTCGCGTCATGCCGGCGGTGTGCTGCGTTGCCGGCCCAGCCGCACCACCGGGGCGGGTGCCTGGTCACCGACCGCCTGCTCGCGGCGCGGCCGTCGCGCCGCGACCTTATCCGGCTCGCGGATCAGCAACTCGGCCGGGCTGCAGTCGAGGACCGCGCAAATCACGTCAAGGTCATCGAGCCGGATGGTTGTCGGCGTTCCGGTCCAGAGCCCGGACATCTTTCCCGAGCTGATCTCCAGACCGGCTTCGGCCAGGAGCCGACGCATCTCGGTGGACTTCCAAATGCCCTTTTCGGCGGCGCGCAGCCGCAGATTCCACCGCATCGTTTCAGCCTCCCAACCCCGCGAGCCGCGCTGCGGTCCGCTCGTTCGCCGCGACCCACGCCCGTTCCACGTGTTGCGCGGGCACATGCACATAATGCGTCGTCGTCGACAGCCAGGAATGGCCCAACAGTTCCTGGATCGCTTTCAGATCGACGCCCTGGCGATACAACGACGACGCGCAGAAATGCCGTAACACGTGCGGTGTCAGCCGGCCCTTCCATTGCGGCAGCCATCGCGCCACCGCCTCGGCAAGCCCGTCACGCAACACCTGATCCCCAGCCCGGCGGCACAGCCCGGTCACAGGGTCCGGCTGACGCTCGGTCGGCAGCAGCGGCGCATCAAGGCGCTGGTAGTCATCACCAAATTGATGCCGGACATCGGCTACCCACCAATCCAGCAGCGCCCCGGCTGAGTTGATCGCCGGTATCAACCGCGTCTTCGGGCCCCGACCACGGCTGCCCTTACCGAACCGCACATGCACAGACCCGAACTCACCCAGATCTCTACGCCAGTCCCGAAGGTCGAGCATCCGCGTTTCCTGGATCCGTAAACCCACCCGCCGCCACAACGACGCCGCCAGATAACACCGCGCCGCCGGCAAATACTTGCGGGCGCTCGGCAACCAATCGCGCCACGCACCGAAAAGCTCATCGATTTCGTCTTCGCTGGGCGGCACCCGGGCAGCGCCGTAGTCCGAGCGGCCCGGCCTGTTGAACTCATCGATCACCTGCGCCACGACCACGCCGGTCAACGCCACGATGTCGCCCTGATACCGCTCGATGACGAAGTCGAAGAACCTGCCGATCGAGCTGGCCTTGTGCTCCACCGTCAGCCGGGCCCGCCCCAGCGACCGCTGCTGCGCCAGGAACCTGTCGGCATCACTCGCCTGCGCCGTCCACACCGGACGACCCAGGAAACGGATGAACTCGAACAACGCATACCGGTCCGCCGACACCGTGCTGTCGCACGAACCGGCAGCGACGCCGCACAGCAGGAACTGATCCACCAACTCCTGCTCGAAGTCTTCCGCGTCCTGCTCCGTCGCAAGGCGCCGCGGCCCATGCAACGACCGCACTGCCGCGAGCCCCATGAGCACCTCGGATCCGAGAACTCGACCAACCACCACGAACATCGGAGATCGTTCATGAATCCCGACGCCAAGTCAACAAGACCCCGGCAACCAAACCCCCACCCACGAGCTCACCAAAGGCCCCAACACCACACCGCGCGACCCAAGGAACTTCAGACAAGTCCGGTAACCGGTGTCGGGGAGGACGAATGATGACCGCCCCGACCTGGCCTGCCGAAGCCTGGCAGTGGGTCATCGCCCGGCCGTGGCTCGGCGTCCTCGCCGCCGCCGCGATCGTCGGCACGGTGTTCGCCCACGATCAGGTGCTCGCCTGGCGGCACCGCCGATTCACCGCCGGCGCGCGGTGGCTGACAATCGCCGCACCGCCGCAGGTCACCGCCGAAGCCGCCGCCGCGTTCTGGACCACCCTCATGGGTGTGCTCACACCCTCGGTGTGGCGGCGCAGGGTGTTCGGCTACCCCCACGTCGGGTGGGAGTACACCTGGACCGGCCGCGCCCTGACCATCCGAGTCTGGGTGCCCGGGACGGTGCCGCCCGGCGCGGTCGAAGCCGCCGTCCGCGCGGCCTGGCCCGCCGCCACCCTCACCACCGCCGACGCCGCCGCGCCGATCCCCGCCCAGATGGGCGAAGAGGTGGGCGGGGCGCACTGGCCGCAACACACCGACGTGCTGCCGCTGCGCGCCGAGCACGACACCGATCCGCTGCGGGCGCTGCTCGCCGCCGGGGCCGAGGTCCGCCATCGGGAGCACGCGTGCGTGCAGATCCTCGCCCGCCCGGCACCCGCCCGGCGCGTACGGGTGGCCCGGCGGGCGGCGGCGAGCACCAGCACCCATCCGCACGGGCAGCCCGACGTGGCCGCCCGCGCCGTCTCCGGCGCGGCCCGGTTGGCGATCGAGCCTCTGCTGTGGCTGCACGACGCGTTCACGCCCGGCCCGGCCCGGACCCGCGCACCGGCCACGGCGCGGCGGATAGCCGAGCGGGACCCGGTTGCCGGCGCGGACGCCCGCACGGTCGTGGACAAGGCGGTGCGGGTGCCACACTTCGAGATCGCGGTCCGGTTCGCCGTCGCCACCGACCCGGACAAGACCCCACCGGACGCGCAGCGGGCGAAGCAGATCCGCGAACGCCTGGTCGGGCTCGGGCACACGATCGCCTCGGCCGCCGCGGCGTACACGGGCCCGAACCGGCTGCGGCGGATGAAGATGCCGCAACCGGTCGCCACGATCGCCGGGCGCAGGTTGCGGCGGGGGTTTTTGGCCACCGTGCCGGAACTCGCCGCCATGGCCGCGCTGCCACTGGACCTGGCGGTGCCGGGCCTGGACCGGGCGCGGGCGAAGGCCGTACCGGCGCCGGTGCAGGTGCCCTCCGGCGGGCGGGGGGTGAAGGTGTTGGGCCGGTCGCAGATCGGCCACCACAGCGTCGGCCTGACGGTGACCGACGCCCGCCAGCACGTGCACGTGGTCGGCAAGACCGGCGTCGGCAAGTCCACGCTGCTGCTGAACATGATCCTCGGCGACATCAAAGCCGGACGCGGGACGGTGGTCATCGACCCGCGCGGGGACCTGATCACCGACATCCTCGACCGGCTCCCCGCCTCCCACGCGAGCAAAATTGTGATCATCGACCCGGACCAGGACAACCCGGCCTGCTTCAACCCCCTCGATGACGGGGGCGATCGGCACCTGGCCGTGGACAACCTGGTGGGCATCTTCGCGAAAATCTTCCAAGGGCAGTGGGGTCCCCGGATGGACGACACCATGCGGGTGGCATGCCTGACGCTGATGCGCCACGCCAAGCCGACGCTGAGTCTGGTCCCGTCGCTGTTGCAGGAACGAGAGTTCCGAGGCCGGTTCACCCACGGCCTGGACGACCCGGACGGGCTCGCCGGGTTCTGGATCTGGTACGACGGCATCAACGAGCAGTTCCGCGGCCAGGTCATCGCCCCCGTCCTCGCCAGGCTCAGGGCGTTCCTGCTGCGCGACTTCGTCAAGAGCGTCATCGGCAACGCGCACAGCTCGTTCGACATGGGCAAGATCCTCGACGGCGGTGTTCTGTTGTGCCGACTGCCGAAGGGCATCCTCGGAGAGGAGACCAGCCGCATCCTCGGGTCGATGATCGTCGCCCGCGTGTGGCAGGCCGCCATCGCCCGCGCCGCCATCCCCGAGGACCAGCGAAAAGACGCCAATCTATACATTGACGAATGTCAAAACTTTTTGACGTTGCCGGGCAGCGTTGGAGACATGCTGGCCGAAGCGCGCGGCTTCCGGCTCGGACTCGTGCTGGCGCATCAGGACTTGGCACAGTTGCCCCACGATGTGGCGGCGGCGGTGTCGGCGAACGCGCGCAGCAAGGTGTTCTTCAACGTCGACCCGGCCGACGCGCGGGAGCTGTCCCGGCACACCAAACCCGAGCTGGACGAGCACGACCTCGCCCACCTCGACGTCTACACCGCCGCCGCCCGGCTGCTGGTCGGCAACCGGGAGCTACCCGGGTTCACCTTCGTGACGAACCCACCGGCGCCGGTCGTGGGTGAGGCGACCGCGATCCGGCAGGAATGCGCCGCCGCCCACGCCCGCGCGGACGACGAGCCGCCGATGCAGCAACTCGCCCGCACCGCGATGAAGCGGCGCATGAACTCCCGCGAGCGCTGACCACCGACGCCGCTCGTTCGGTGCCTCGGCTGGGTGCGGCATCGGGGGCTCGTTTGGGGGTGTCCACGACACGAGGCCCCAGACGAGCCCCGGCACCCGGCCTGTCAGGTGTCTGGCCTGCCCAAACCGGCCTCACGACGGGTCCATACGCAAGATCAACCTATCCAGACTCCCTACGGGACTCTCTCTGCACGGGGTGACCCATCTATGCCGCAATCACGCTCGACCAGTCTGCTGGCCATCTATCCCCACATCACCAACCGGGACCGTCTCCTGCTCCAGCTCCTCGACGACCACCAGGTCCTCACCACCGACCAGATTCACCGCATGCTGTTCCACGCCCGCCGGACGTGTCAGATCCGGCTCGGTGAGCTGGCCGCCCTGGGCCTGCTAGACCGGTTCCGGTTCGCCCGCGACGGCGGCGGCAGCCACCCGTGGCACTGGACGCTCGGCCACCACGGGCACCGCTTCCAGGCCGCCGCCCACCAACGGCCCGAACCCACCCTTCGCACCAGCCGGCAGACCGCGCAGCGACTCTCGGCGAACCCACACCTGACGCACCTGCTCACCGCGAACGAGTTCTTCGTCCGCCTCACCGCCTACGCCCGCCAGCACCCAGAGGCGCGGTTGGACCGGTGGTGGTCCGAGTCGCTGACCACCAAGCAGTTCCGGACCATCACCGCCGACGGACACGGCCTGTGGAGCGTCGGCGATGCCACGGTGGGGTTCTTCCTGGAAGTCGACACCGGCACCGAACCCCTGCGCAGCCGGGTGGTGACCAAGCTCGACCGGTACGCACGCCTGACCCGGCGTGGCGGACCCCGCTACCCGGTGCTGTTCTGGCTCGGCAGCGAACACCGCGAAGAACACCTCCACCAGCTCCTACGCGGCGATCACGACGATGTTCCGGTCGCGACCGCCACCCACACCAGCGAGCCCGCCGAAGCGGTCTGGCTCCCGACCGGCGCCACCGGTCGGGTCCGGCTCATCGAGCTGCCCAGCGACCACGGCAAGCCGGTAGCGGACAACCCGAACTACCAAGACGACGGGGACTTCGTCTGCTGACAGACCCTGACAGGCACACGGCGGGTTCTGTCACCGCAGGTCAGAGGCATAGTCGTGGTCCTGATAGGGCTGGTGCTGTCAGGTCACGACGCTACGGTGCAGCTTCTTGTCTTTGCTCGCACCGCCGCCCGTCTGTTTTCCCTTTCGGATCTGCCCGCGCCAGCGGGATCACCCACAGCCCACCCTCCGGTCGGCTCGTGATCCACACCTCGCGCCCAACACGGCAGCTCTCCTGGTCCAGACGCCGCGATCCGGTGGCACCACCCCTGCACACCCAACCATCCATGCCCCGCCCTGTCGCGAAGGGAGCACTCCGCCATGCCCAAGCCCACGCCGCTCACCGACAAGGTCGTCACCGTCTGCTTCGCCCCCGGCGAAGACGCCGACTGGTTCGCCGCCTCGGAGAAGGTCAACGACCTTCTGCACGCCAACGGCACCCCGGCCCGCCGCTACCGCGTCCGGCACCGCCGCTTCATCGGCTGGCTGACCCGGTTCCTCGGCTACTACCTGCTCGACGCCGCCCGCCGCTTCGGCGCGGTCACCCTCGCCGCTGGAGGCCGCAAGAGCCGCCTCGACCTGACGGGCACCACCACCCAGGCCGCCCACGCCGCTGCCCTTCGCTGGCGTGCGTGGAACACCCACATCAACGCCACCACCCGGCCCGCCCGCCCGTGGGAGGACTACCTCGCCCAGCACCACGCCGACCCTGGCAAGGTCACCCTGAACGAGGCCCGCCGCCGCTTCGAGCAGCAGCCCCGCGTCCTGGCGATGCTCGCCGCCTCGTTCGACCCCTACGAGCTGTCCGTCTACCAGGCCGGCGAAGCCACCTACGTCGGGCTCCACTGGCGCATCGCGCTCATCGGCGACGCGCTGATCACCACCGAGGGCCGGCTCCTCGCCCCGGCCAGTGACTCTGTCGCGGACCGGTTCCGGTTCCTCAACGAGGCGTGCGCCTACCTGCGCGGCCTGCGCTCCGACGCACGCCTGTGCGCCGTCGCCATCGCCTAAACCCCGTATCGCCTGAAACCTCCGAAGGCCGGTCGCAGCCCCCGCTGCGACCGGCCTTCGTCATGCCCACAACCCGACCAGAGAAGGAGTTCCTCGATGTTCCTGACCGATCCGGTGTTGCGGCGTATCGCCGCCGACACCAACGACGTCCTGGCCGAGCAGCTGTGGCGCCACGACACGGCCGCCCTCGACGCTCTCGGTGACCTCGCCCGCGTCCTGCACAAGACCGCCCGCGACTTCACCGACAGCGCTGCCACCCTCGACCAGTCCCTCGTCCGGGTGCGTGACCTTGCCGAAAGGGCCCGGCAGGGATTGGCTGCCCGCGCCGGCCTGCACATGGCCGGCTACGGGCAGGCCCTCACCGGCGCGCTCGTCGCCCGCGAGCGGCACATCGTCCTCGGGGTCGCGCTCGTCACCGCGTACCGCGCGTGGCGCAACCACCGGTCGATCGGCGACCGCGACGAGCGGCACCTGCTCCTGCGACGCGGCGACCCGTCGCGCGGCGTGGCGACACTACGGCTCAAAGACCCGGGCACCTGGCTGGTGGTGCCCGACGCCGAGGCTGCCAGCGCCTTCACCATCCCTTACCCCGATCGTGTCGTCGGCGAGGTCGCCGAGACCGAGCAGGGGTGGGCGCCGACCGCGTACACCGACCCGCAGCATCGCCAGATCCAGTCCGGCATGGCGTATCCGCTTCCGGTGTGCGACGACCTCGCCTCGGCCTGCCGGTCGCTGCTGCGTTGGTGGCACCTGCGCCACTCCGACGCCTGGCGCAGCCGCACCCCCGCGCAGCTCACGCCAGCCGAACTCGCCCACCTCGCCAGCTAGATCGGGGATGCTGATGCTGCACCTCGACATGATCGGGCGATGGGTCGCTCAGGCCACCGGCCGCACCCTTGACCAGCACGCCGCCGACCCGATCCCCGCCGCCGCGCACCTGCCAGAGGCCGCCGCCACACTGCGGCACCTGCGGACCGAGTTGCTGCTCGCGGTAGACCGGCTGCGCACCCTCCTGATCAACGAGGACGACCTGACCGGTTCCGTCAGCACGGTCACCGGCCCGCTGGAGACGATCCAGGAGCTGGCCCGCGAGTACCGGTACGCCCGCAACTGGATCGACACCCTCATCGGCGACGAGGCACGGGCCGCGTACGCGCAGACGCATCCAGGCCAGACGGTACGACGGCGCTACGTCAACCCCGGCGACACCGTCCTGGTCGTCCTGCCACACACCGACTCCTGCCGCAGGCAGAACCTCGCCGGACACACCACCCGCATCCGGGTCGGCACGTCCGACGCCACACTCCGCCCACCCGGCAGCGTCAACCCGCTGCGGCTGTCCCACGCCGACGCCGGCATCTACCGCGACCCGACCGAAGACCGCCTCTACATCCTCCACACCGGCGCCGACGAGACCACCGGCGCCGGCCACTAGCCCCCTCGCCGCATCACGCAGCCCGAGGCCACCGGGCCGCAGTCCCCGCAGCGCCCCACACGGCTGCGCACCGCATCCACGTGCCTGCCGCGCTGGCCGCTGCCCGCGACCCGGCGCACCACCGCCCGGCCACCACCCCGTGCCGGGCATCCCCAACCACTAGTCCCAAGGAGGCACCGATGGAAAACCTGTCCCTGACGCCTGCCACGCAGGCCGTCCTCGACGCCCTGACCGAACTCGGTCAGGGCAGCGTCCACGAACTGGCCGACAAGGCCGGCAAGGCCCGCTCGACCACCGACAAGGCGATCAAGACCCTCGCCGACGCCGGACTGATCGCCGCAAAGGACACCGACGCCGACCCGGCCGAAGGCACGCCCACCCGGTGGACCCTGGCCACCCCGACGGAGGCCACCGACGCCGCGCCGAACGACACCACCGACCTCGGCGACGAGCACACGACCAACCCGGACGAGACCGCGCAACTCAACGGCACCGACCCCGACAACGCGGCCGACGAGCCGGACACCGGCGACACCGAGCCGGCCGACCAGACCGGCAACGAGGTCAACGGCGACGAGGACGCAGACGAGGAGCCCGACGACACGGCGGACGAGACCGACCGGGACGACGCCAGCAACGAGGGCCCGGACGACGAGGACAGCGGCGCGGACGACGCGGGTCGGACGGTCGCCGTGGTACAGCCGACGCGCCCCGGTGACCGCAAGGTCATGGCCATCAAGGGAGTCCTGGCCGACTACGGCGACGACGGCGCGACCCTTGACCTGATCGTCGCCGAAAGCGGCATCGGACACGTCACCGCTACCCGGCTGCTGACCGCGATGGAGCAGGCCGACGCCGCCCGCCGCCTGCCCGGCCAGCCGCAGCGGTGGATCCCGGGCCCGACCAAAGCCAGCGAGGTCGACCCGAACCCGGAACCGCCCCGCTGCCCGCTCTGCCTGCAGGTCATCCGCGGCCTGGCGACCACGCCGAGCGCCACGGCGGCCGTGCAACCGCTGATCCGCCCGGACGGCACCCTGCACGTCGTCGGCCCGGACGGTGAGACCCACGTCGTCACCCTGCCCACCCGCACCACCCCTCGCGCGGCGAGCACCGCCCGCACCGTGGCCCGCAGCGGCGACGGGACCGTCAACGCCGACGGCAACCAGCCGTTCGGTCGGGGCGAGTTGGAGAAACTCACCCTCGACTATCTGGCCGCCAGCCCCGACCGTCAGATGACCCCGCAGGAGATCGCCACCGCGCTCGCCGCGCAGCTGGGCCGGGCGGTCAGCAACGGGGCGGTGCGCAACAACCTCACGAAGGCCGCCGCCGGCGGGCGCATCCTCCTGGTCTCCGACAACCCGCTGACCTTCGTCCACCCGGCACCGACCGACAGCG
This DNA window, taken from Micromonospora sp. FIMYZ51, encodes the following:
- a CDS encoding DUF87 domain-containing protein; translated protein: MNLWKPKKSVAAGEGMPCPAALSVTPWHVQVGDGYAATYAVCGYPAEVGPAWLDPLLSYPGRVDVAVHVDPVAPQLAAPMLKRQRARLESSRRLDADQGRLGDPMVEAAAADAADLAERVARGAAKLFDTGIYITVHARTLDELRTVTAGVKSAAASVLLDLQPATFRHQQGWVTTLPVGVDPLRMRRILDTTALAAAFPLASADLAAPAPGTVAPPEGVLYGVNTTSNGVLIWNRWAQDNHNSVVLARSGAGKSYFVKLEVLRNLYQGTTVSVIDPEDEYAPLAAHVGGTVVQLGQPGVRINPLDLPTDNRPDTLTRRGLYLHTLISVMLGVAPPPAERAALDRAITTTYATAGITGDPATWTKPAPLLRDLAATLDADDDPAAGQLAARLAPWTVGNFASLFDGPTTTTPTGHLVVWSLRHLPDELRTVGTLLALDSIWSAIDTPTTSSRQRRKLVVVDEAWLLMRDGEGARFLFRMAKAARKRSAGLCVITQDAADVLSTDLGLAVVSNAATQVLMRQSTQSIDSVSEAFNLTAGESRLLLSAPRGEGLLVAGRSRIPFRSVGSASEHRIAVTGLEFADSQGNL
- a CDS encoding helix-turn-helix transcriptional regulator, which translates into the protein MRWNLRLRAAEKGIWKSTEMRRLLAEAGLEISSGKMSGLWTGTPTTIRLDDLDVICAVLDCSPAELLIREPDKVAARRPRREQAVGDQAPAPVVRLGRQRSTPPA
- a CDS encoding tyrosine-type recombinase/integrase, which encodes MGLAAVRSLHGPRRLATEQDAEDFEQELVDQFLLCGVAAGSCDSTVSADRYALFEFIRFLGRPVWTAQASDADRFLAQQRSLGRARLTVEHKASSIGRFFDFVIERYQGDIVALTGVVVAQVIDEFNRPGRSDYGAARVPPSEDEIDELFGAWRDWLPSARKYLPAARCYLAASLWRRVGLRIQETRMLDLRDWRRDLGEFGSVHVRFGKGSRGRGPKTRLIPAINSAGALLDWWVADVRHQFGDDYQRLDAPLLPTERQPDPVTGLCRRAGDQVLRDGLAEAVARWLPQWKGRLTPHVLRHFCASSLYRQGVDLKAIQELLGHSWLSTTTHYVHVPAQHVERAWVAANERTAARLAGLGG
- a CDS encoding DUF87 domain-containing protein; the protein is MMTAPTWPAEAWQWVIARPWLGVLAAAAIVGTVFAHDQVLAWRHRRFTAGARWLTIAAPPQVTAEAAAAFWTTLMGVLTPSVWRRRVFGYPHVGWEYTWTGRALTIRVWVPGTVPPGAVEAAVRAAWPAATLTTADAAAPIPAQMGEEVGGAHWPQHTDVLPLRAEHDTDPLRALLAAGAEVRHREHACVQILARPAPARRVRVARRAAASTSTHPHGQPDVAARAVSGAARLAIEPLLWLHDAFTPGPARTRAPATARRIAERDPVAGADARTVVDKAVRVPHFEIAVRFAVATDPDKTPPDAQRAKQIRERLVGLGHTIASAAAAYTGPNRLRRMKMPQPVATIAGRRLRRGFLATVPELAAMAALPLDLAVPGLDRARAKAVPAPVQVPSGGRGVKVLGRSQIGHHSVGLTVTDARQHVHVVGKTGVGKSTLLLNMILGDIKAGRGTVVIDPRGDLITDILDRLPASHASKIVIIDPDQDNPACFNPLDDGGDRHLAVDNLVGIFAKIFQGQWGPRMDDTMRVACLTLMRHAKPTLSLVPSLLQEREFRGRFTHGLDDPDGLAGFWIWYDGINEQFRGQVIAPVLARLRAFLLRDFVKSVIGNAHSSFDMGKILDGGVLLCRLPKGILGEETSRILGSMIVARVWQAAIARAAIPEDQRKDANLYIDECQNFLTLPGSVGDMLAEARGFRLGLVLAHQDLAQLPHDVAAAVSANARSKVFFNVDPADARELSRHTKPELDEHDLAHLDVYTAAARLLVGNRELPGFTFVTNPPAPVVGEATAIRQECAAAHARADDEPPMQQLARTAMKRRMNSRER
- a CDS encoding replication-relaxation family protein, whose translation is MPQSRSTSLLAIYPHITNRDRLLLQLLDDHQVLTTDQIHRMLFHARRTCQIRLGELAALGLLDRFRFARDGGGSHPWHWTLGHHGHRFQAAAHQRPEPTLRTSRQTAQRLSANPHLTHLLTANEFFVRLTAYARQHPEARLDRWWSESLTTKQFRTITADGHGLWSVGDATVGFFLEVDTGTEPLRSRVVTKLDRYARLTRRGGPRYPVLFWLGSEHREEHLHQLLRGDHDDVPVATATHTSEPAEAVWLPTGATGRVRLIELPSDHGKPVADNPNYQDDGDFVC
- a CDS encoding helix-turn-helix domain-containing protein yields the protein MENLSLTPATQAVLDALTELGQGSVHELADKAGKARSTTDKAIKTLADAGLIAAKDTDADPAEGTPTRWTLATPTEATDAAPNDTTDLGDEHTTNPDETAQLNGTDPDNAADEPDTGDTEPADQTGNEVNGDEDADEEPDDTADETDRDDASNEGPDDEDSGADDAGRTVAVVQPTRPGDRKVMAIKGVLADYGDDGATLDLIVAESGIGHVTATRLLTAMEQADAARRLPGQPQRWIPGPTKASEVDPNPEPPRCPLCLQVIRGLATTPSATAAVQPLIRPDGTLHVVGPDGETHVVTLPTRTTPRAASTARTVARSGDGTVNADGNQPFGRGELEKLTLDYLAASPDRQMTPQEIATALAAQLGRAVSNGAVRNNLTKAAAGGRILLVSDNPLTFVHPAPTDSGAAAEADAGSTEQS